A genome region from Triticum aestivum cultivar Chinese Spring chromosome 2B, IWGSC CS RefSeq v2.1, whole genome shotgun sequence includes the following:
- the LOC123043046 gene encoding tau-cadinol synthase — translation MASSSHAAATPETKEQLGFEPSSWGDFFIAYEPPPPKRSEEWMIARAEKLKGDVSLLFKTCNGTTTRMFLVDTLQHLGIDHHFDEQIHDLLNELLESDFSSSSSLHEVALRFCLLRENGHWVSPDVFDKYKGEDGSFRKDITNDPKGILCLYNATHLLIHGEPKLEEAMCFARQHLVSVNGSLQAPLAKQVKRAIHRALPRACRRVEALQYISEYEEEEGHNQILLELAKLDFNLLQHVHLKELKDITEWWKHFSGFIDLSFIRDRLVESYTWAYVLYYEKGFELQRSITTKMIVLITTLDDTYDIRATIEECRKLHEAIQRWDKTGVSLLPEYLKKLYIELLRTFENIEVEMPVNVNYDTAYLKKAIQNHVTGYLQEAEWCHTKHKPSFKNQVNVTSLTIGAPTVCLSMMASMDDTIMKRALEWVAGVPNVVIGAGKIVRFMNDIAAYENRKCKGDAASSVECYIHEYGVTGEVAIARIYELIEDEWRTLNKARFENHALLPALKRIIGLALSTSLFYDNRNDVYTDSKHLHKTIKSLFVKPVLSG, via the exons atGGCGTCTTCGTCTCATGCTGCTGCCACCCCGGAGACGAAGGAGCAGCTAGGCTTTGAGCCCTCGTCATGGGGTGACTTTTTCATCGCATACGAGCCACCCCCACCCAAg AGGTCGGAGGAATGGATGATAGCGCGAGCCGAAAAACTGAAGGGGGACGTCAGCCTGTTATTTAAGACTTGCAACGGCACGACGACGCGAATGTTCTTGGTGGATACACTCCAACATCTTGGAATAGATCACCACTTTGACGAGCAGATCCATGACTTGTTAAACGAACTCCTGGAGAGTGACTTTAGTAGCTCATCCAGCCTCCATGAGGTCGCTCTTCGATTCTGTTTACTTAGAGAGAATGGGCATTGGGTATCTCCAG ATGTTTTCGACAAATACAAGGGTGAAGATGGGAGCTTTAGAAAGGATATAACTAATGATCCAAAAGGAATACTATGTTTATACAATGCAACTCATCTTCTCATTCATGGTGAGCCAAAACTGGAAGAAGCCATGTGTTTTGCAAGGCAACATCTTGTATCGGTTAATGGTAGTCTGCAAGCCCCCCTAGCTAAGCAAGTCAAACGCGCCATTCATAGAGCACTTCCAAGGGCGTGTAGGAGGGTGGAAGCGCTACAATATATTTCAGAGTATGAAGAAGAGGAAGGGCATAACCAAATTTTGTTGGAGCTAGCAAAATTAGATTTTAACCTTCTACAACATGTCCACTTGAAGGAGCTCAAAGATATTACAGA GTGGTGGAAACATTTTTCGGGATTCATCGATCTAAGCTTTATTCGCGACCGTTTGGTGGAAAGCTACACTTGGGCCTATGTGTTGTACTATGAGAAAGGCTTTGAGCTCCAGCGAAGTATCACCACCAAGATGATTGTACTAATTACCACTTTAGATGACACGTATGATATCCGTGCCACCATAGAGGAATGTCGAAAGCTACATGAAGCCATACAAAG ATGGGATAAGACAGGCGTTTCTCTTCTACCCGAGTACCTAAAGAAGTTATATATCGAGCTGTTGAGGACCTTCGAAAATATTGAGGTTGAAATGCCAGTCAATGTGAATTATGATACTGCCTACCTCAAGAAAGCG ATTCAAAATCATGTGACTGGTTATCTCCAAGAAGCGGAATGGTGTCACACGAAGCATAAGCCAAGCTTTAAAAATCAGGTGAATGTGACTAGCTTAACTATAGGTGCGCCAACCGTTTGCTTGAGTATGATGGCTAGCATGGATGATACCATAATGAAAAGAGCACTTGAGTGGGTAGCCGGTGTCCCTAATGTCGTCATAGGAGCAGGAAAGATTGTGCGTTTCATGAACGACATTGCAGCATATGAG aaccgAAAGTGCAAGGGGGATGCGGCAAGCTCCGTGGAGTGTTACATCCATGAGTATGGCGTCACAGGCGAGGTTGCCATCGCAAGGATATATGAACTGATTGAAGATGAATGGAGAACTCTAAACAAAGCTCGCTTTGAAAACCATGCATTGCTCCCCGCGCTGAAGCGTATTATCGGCTTGGCCCTTAGCACATCATTGTTCTATGATAACAGGAACGATGTGTACACAGACAGCAAGCATCTTCACAAAACTATTAAGAGCCTCTTCGTAAAGCCTGTTTTGTCTGGCTAG